The Polyangium mundeleinium genome contains the following window.
AGGCGGAGCGGACGGCGGTGCCGATCGTCCTCTCGGCGCACAGCCTGCCGCGCCGGGTGATCGCCATGGGGGACAAGTACGAAGCACAATTCCGCGAAATGGCCGGCGCCGTGGCGGCGCGGCTCGAAGCACGTGGTTTTTCCACGCGTATCGCCTTCCAGAGCCAGGGCGCGAGCGCCGAGCCGTGGCTCGGGCCGGACCTCGCCGAGACGTTTGCCGCTCTCAGAGCCCAAGGTGCGAACGCGGTGCTCGTCGCGCCGATCGGGTTTCTCGCCGAGCACGTGGAGACGCTCTACGACCTCGACATCGAGGCGCCGACGATCGCCGCGAAGGCGGGGCTCGGGCGGTTCTACCGGGCCAAGGCGGTGTGCGACCGGCCGCGTTTCGTCGACGCGATCGAGGCCGTCGTGCGGCGGGAGCTCGACCGGTAGGGTTTGGCGGCGACAGCCACCCGGAAAATGTACCTGACGAACGGCATGGAACTTTGCATGCCTCCGTGCTGCAAGGGCTTGTCCCGCGTGCGGCTTCGCTGGTAGTTCTCGATCTGTCACGATCGGAGGCCCGCACAGATGGAACGCGAACGAACGTCCCTCTTCGCGCGTCGCGCCCTCGCGCTTCTCGGAGGCGCGGCCCTTGTCGGCACGACCTTGCTCGGACCCGAAGCCGCCGCCGGAGGCTCGGCGCCGCCCGACATTCGGGTGGTCGAGGTGAAAGGCAGCGACACGCCGAAGGTCGTGGCGAAGGCCGTGATCGATCAGCCGCCCGAGAAGGTGTGGCAGGTGGTCTCGGAGTGCGCGAGCTACAAGAAGCGCATGCCGCGCATCGAGGCGTCGAAGCTCGTCAAGCAGGACGGGAACAAGCACACCTGCGAGGTGACGATCGCGATGCCCTTCCCGCTCTCGAACCTGACGGCCGTGACCGAGGCCGTGCACGAGGTGAGCGACAAGGGGATGTCGCGGCGCTGGAAGCTCTTGCGCGGCGACTACAAGTTCAACGAGGGGAGCTGGGAGGTGAAGCCCCACGACGGCGGCAAGAAGAGCCTCCTCGTGTACACGGTGCACGCCGAGCCGAACACCGCCCTTCCCGGCTGGATCCGCGAAGCCGCACAGAAGAAGGCGATCCCGGAGCTGTTCGAGCGCGTCGGGGACGAAGCGGCGAAGCTGAAGTGAGCGTTGGGGGTACGGTAGGCAAACCGGGGGTTTGGGGGGCAGAGCGCAGCGTTAGCTGCGTGAGCCCCCCATCGCGAACCGGGAGTTTGGGGGGCAGAGCGCAGCGTTAGCTGCGTGAGCCCCCCATCGTGGAAGGCGCGAGAAGGGCGCATCGGCCGAGCAAACCTCGCTTCGGGTCGTGCAGCGCATCGCGCTCCGGCACGTCGTCTGCGGGGGCGAGCGCGAGGAAGCGGCGTTCTTCCAGGCGCAAGAGCGCCGTGTCGAGCGCGCTGCGTGATACCTCCGGCATGTGTGCGCGCAGCGCCGAGAGCGGAATGCCGCCGGAGGCGCGGTCGTCCGACTCCAGCGTGCCCATGGCGTCGAGGATCCTCGCTTCGGCGTAGGCCTCGGGGCCGAGCTGGCGCAACGAGACCACGCGCTCGATGTGCGACGCGAGCACCTCGAGGTCCGCGTCCTCCATCGTCCACACGAGGTCCGCGAGCGCGCGCGCCGTGCTCCGCGCATGCGAGGCCGCCGGGTTCGGCGCCGTGCGCTTCATGGAGAGGCGCGCGACAAACTGCTGCACACGTCCCCAGATCGAAGGCGAGGAGACCGGCGGCTCCTCGGAGGCCGGGACCGGGGTTTCGTCCCAGGAGGTCGCGGGTTCGTCCGCGCACATCGAGGTTTCCCAGCCGAGGTCGGCCCATGGGCCCGGGGCCCGGGGCTCGCCGAGGTGGGTAAAGCGTGCCGAGGGTAACGTCTTCCGATCGGACCGTATTGACAATTCGGCGAGGGCAGCGAGCGCCGCGTCGTCATCGTCGGAGTCGGCGAACGCCGCGGGGAGGACCGGCTCGGCGGGTTCGTCGTCGTCCCAGGCTTCCGCGTCGCCTCCGTATCGACCTTCTTCGTGCCCGAGCAGCGCAATCTCCCGTTCGTCCGGGCTCATGGCGCGGGTCGCGGGGCCGTCGCTCGACGCGACTTCGTCGGCGAAGAGCCCTTCCATCGCGCGCTTCGTGGGTGCGTCGTGGCGGGTGTCGGGCGACTCGTCGTGGAGGAAGGGGTCGATGGTCATGGCGTCGTACAGCGAGTTGGACGGGGCAAACCCCAGGAAGGTTTCACTGTCCCAAAGGCCGAGGCAACGAGACTCTTTCCGGCGTATGCACTTTTTGGTTTGGCCAGGTGCACAGAGCCGAGTTGATCGTGACCAGGGCGGTAGGACGGATCCGCCCTCCTGGGGCTTGCTCCTAAGGGAGGCCGGGCCGGCATGCGCCGATCAGACCTCCCCTGCTTTCCTACATGTGTTGAGAAGGCCATTCGTCCGAACGAAAGCGACGAGGCCGTTTTTTTTTTCGACGCGCGTGGGTTTCGTGCTCCAAACCACAGCGCGGTCGTGGGGCGGGAGGAGTAGGGAGAACTACTCGGAGCAGATGTACTGGAGCGGGCAGGACTCGGCGATGGCACAGGTGTCGCCGCACTCCTCGAAGCAGCTCACGCACTGCTGGTAGGCTGCGTCGCTCATGCAGGCGGCCTTGGCGGTGCGTTCGATGTCGCACTTGGTCTGGGCCTCCTCCTGCGAATAGCCGCCGCAGGCAGCGAGGACGAGGCCAAGGAAGGACGTGAGGACGATGGTTTGGAGGGCGCGTCGCATGATGATCTCCTTGGTAAGTGCGTTCGACCCCCTCATACCACGACCACGCGAAGCCACGCGCAGGCGTTCCGGCGGGTGGGCACTCGAGTTTCCACTTTGCTAGCCCGCGTACGCTGCAGGTCGGTATCTTCCCTCGCGCGGACGAGGTCTTACGGTACGCGGAGGGTGCGTCGAGGCATGGTCAAGCCGGAGGTTCGGGAGGAGTGGTCGCCGCTCCGGGCGGGGAGTCCGCATCTGTATCGCTTCGAGGCGCCGGACCTCTTCTTCAGTCGTACCCAGGGCGACGTCTCCGGCGCCGACCTGGCGCGCATGTTCGATCTCGTCGAGGAGTTCGCGGCGCGCGCGGGGAGGCGGCTATTCTGGATGGCAGACATCTCGCGGGTCGGGAAGCTGAGCGAGGAGGTCGGCAAGCTCGCCCTCGCGCGGGACCTCAAACCGTTCCTGCGCGGGGCGCTCATCTACGGGGGCAGCTTTCACCAGCGGCTCCTCGCGACCATGGTAACGAAGGCCCTGCACGTCCTGAAGCCGGAGCGGAGGACGGACAGGGTCGTCTTCTGCGCCACGGAGGCCGAAGCGAGGGCGGTCGTCGAGGAGCAGCGGCGTCTTCAAAACGCCGCGTCGTAGGGGCGTTCTGCGGCGGAGGCCGCATTCCTGCTTTGCTGGCCGGTCGTTGCGCAAGTCAGTATGTTTCCCGATGGGGCGAGGGTTCCCAGGTATGGGGGGGAGGATACGTCGAGGCATGGAGGCGCGGTGAAGGCAGAGTTGTCGGAGGATTGGTCGTCGCTCGGGGCGCATCGGTATCGATTCGAGGCGCCGGACCTCTTCATCGTTCGTGTCGTGGGTGACGTCAGCCTCTCCGATACGCAGACCATGTTCGAGAGGATCGAGGATCTGTCCGAGAAAGCAGGGCGGCCGATCTTCTGGCTCTCGGATATCTCGGGGCTCGGGCAGGTGACCCCGGCCGCCCGCAAGTTCCCCCTGAAGCTCGATCCCACGCGGTGGCTCCGGGCCACGGTCGTGTTCGGGGGCAACTTTCACCAGCGGCTCGTGGCGAACCTCGTGATGAAGGCGATCCCGCTCCTGCGTCCGAGTCGGCAAATGAGGCCCCTTTCCTTTTTCACCACCGAGGCCGAGGCGCGGGCGTACGTCGAGGAGGAGCGGCGCAGCGGGGGGCAGAACGTCGTGAGAGGCAACGAGCCATGAAGTTTTTCGTTTTGCAGAGCGGTGTCGGGTCGAGCCACGAGACGGCCTTTGCGCCGCTCGAACCCCAGTTCAAAGAGGGGCTCACGTGCCCGGCCTGCGGGCGTACGCTCACGGAAAAGGAATGGCTCCCGCCGCTCCGCGCCGAGCTTTTTGCGCGCGGCGAGGCGCCCGGGGACGTGGCGTTCGCGTCGGGTCTCGATTTGCTGATCTCCGAGCGTCTCCTCGACGCGTGGCGCGCGGAAAAGCTCTCGGGGCTGCACGGGCTGAAGGAGGTCGAGATCCGGAAGGTGCACCCGGAATCGGCCGCGCCGCATGCGCGGTATCACCTCGCGATGGCCGGCTACGGAATGACGCAGATCGACCCGAAGCGGAGCCACGTCGTGCGCGAGGGCGAACCCGATTGCCTGCAATGCATGGGCGGCGCCGAGGTCGTGCTGGTCGAGGGAATGACGATCGACGAGCCGACGTGGAGCGGCGAGGACGTCTTCGTGCCCTGGGGATTCAGCGGTTGCCTCGTGGCGACCGAGCGGGTGCTCGCCCTGCGTGACAAGTATGGCCTGACGAACGTGACGCTCGTGCCGACGGAGGCCTTCGCCTGGAAGCGACCTTGAGGAAGATCAGGGGGTCTTTTTCTCGCGCAGGAGCGCGACCATCGCCTCGGCGACGCCGGCCGCGGACGCCGGGTTTTGTCCCGTGACCAGGCGGCCATCCACCACCACCTGCTTTTGCCATTTCGGCGCGCCGACGAAGCGCCCGCCCCGCGCGACGAGGCGATCTTCGAGCAGGAAGGGCACCACGTTTTCGAGCTTCACCGCGCGCTCCTCCTCGTTCGTGAAGCCATTCACTTGCTTGCCGGCAACGAGGTACGCGCCATCCGAGAGGCGCACGTTCACGAGCGCCGCGGGGCCGTGGCAGACCGCCCCCACCACGCCACCCGCCTCGTAGATCCGCGCTGTGGCCTTCACGAAGCTCGGATCGTCCGGAAGATCCCACATGGCGCCGTGTCCTCCGGCGAAAAAGATGGCCGCGTAACGCGAGGGATCCACCGCGCTCGACGGCAAACTCTCGTGCAAGCGTCGCGTCACCTCGGGATCGTCGAGGAAGGCGGCGTTCACCGCGTCGTCGCGGTCGACGCCGTCGAGCGGGACACGCCCGCCGCGCACCGAGGCGAACTCGACGACGATACCCGCCCGGGCGAACACCGCGTACGGGTGCGCGATCTCGGGCAGGAAGGCGCCGGTGCTCTCGCCGGTATCGCCCTTCTTGTCGTGGCTGGTCATCGCGAGCAAAACAGGCTTCGTCACAGGGGCCTCCTTGGGTGCTGGTTTGTCGGGAACGACGTCCTTCGCGGTCGCGGAGGACGTGGCCGGTCCGCCGCACGCGGCGAGCAGGGCCGCGGCGAGCAGCCACACGGGCCGGGTGCGACCGGCGACCGGCCGATCCGTTTCGGGGTTCGACATGCCCCTCTTGATAATCGTCCCCGTGCGCGTCCGGTAGACGACCCCGCGTCGAAGCATTTGTACTATCGTGTTGAACGATGACGGCGCCGAGCCTCGCGGGCACGCTCCCCAACCTCGAAGCCTTTTGCCGCACGTACGAGACCGGCAGCTTCACCAAGGCCGCGCGTGTCCTCTCCGTCACCCCGCAGGCCACCAGCCGGAGCGTCGCCCGGCTCGAGCGCGCCCTCGGCGTCACGTTGTTCCGCAGGACCACGCGCAGCCTCGCGCCGACCGACGCGGCGCGCCGTTATTATGACCTCTGCGTGCAGGCCCTCTCGCTCCTCTCCACGGGCGAACGCGAGCTTGCCAGCGGAAAGAAGGCCGTGGAGGGGCGCGTGCGCATCAGCGTGCCCACCACGTACGGCCATCACCGCCTGCTGCCCTCCCTCGGCACATTTCGCGAGCGTTATCCCGGCATCGGCGTCGAGGTGAACGTCTCCAACCAGAACGTCGACTTCGTGCGTGACGGCTACGACCTCGCCATCCGGATGGGCGCCATCGACGACAAGACCCTCGTCGCGCGCAAGCTCGGCGATTTCGCGCTGGGCGTGTATGCGAGCCCCTCGTATCTCGCCCGCCACGGCGCGCCGCGCACGCCCGACGAGCTCGACGAGCATACCTGCGTGGCCTTCGTCATGCCGCGCTCGGGCCGCGTGCTCCCGTGGACGTTCATGCCCGCGCCGGAGAGGTTCGAGCCGGAGGCACCTTATCGATGCTCGGACGACGTGCTCGGCATCGTCACGCTCGCGCGCGCCGGGGTGGGGCTGGTGCAGGTGTACGACTTTCTGGTGGAGGACGAGGTGGCGCGCGGCACGCTCGTCGAGGTGCTCGGTTCTTTTCGCGGCAAGAGCCGCCCGTTTTCGCTGCTCTACCCGAAGAGCGTGGAGCCCTCGCGCCCGGTGCGCGCGCTCATCGATTACATCGTGGCGACGGCGCGTGAAGGGCGCGTGAGCCCTGGGGCGCTCGTGCCGACGGAGGCGCCCGCCCGAAAGCGTCCGTGAGGGGCGTCAGGCGACGTGGCGGCCGAGGGCGAGCTTTTCGAGCCGCTCGATGGCCGCGAGCACGGAGGGGGTTTCCGTGAGCAGTGCCGCCATGGGGTCGAAGATGCGCGCGACGCGGCGGGGAACCGTGCGGATGTCGAAGGCGCGCGGATCGAGGGTATCGTCGACCTCGTCCCAGGTGAGCGGCGTGGAGACGCGCGCGCCGGGGACCGCGCGCAGGGCGTAGGGGGCGACGATGGTGCGAGACGCGCCGGTTTGTCCGGTATCGACATATACGCGCGGGCCGCGGCGCTGCTTCGAGCGCTCCATGGTGGCGATGTCGGGGTGTCTGCGGACGAGCATGTGCCCGAGCAGATCGGCGAGCGCGCGCGCCGTCTCGTAGGAGATCGCGGGGCCGAGCGGGACGAAGACGTGCAGGCCCGACTGGCCGGAGGTCTTGGGAAAGCCCGTGAGGCCGATCTGTTTGAGCAGATCCTCGAGCGAGCGCGCGAGGGTGATGACGTTGGCGAAGGTCCCGCCGCTGACGTCGAGGTCGATGTTGAAGAAGTCGGCCTCTTCGAGGTGCGGGACGCGGGAGGCGATCACGTGAATGGGGATCGTGCCGAGGTTCGCGACGTAGAGGAGCGTGGCCTCGTCGCGGATGTGGAAGACTTCGAGGAGGTCCTCGCGCCCCGGCAGGCGGACGCGGAGCGTGGGCACCCAGGCGGGCAAGCCTGCAGGGACGTTCCATTGATAAAAAAATTTGCCGGTGATGCCGTCGGGATACCGCACGAGCATCACCGGCCGGTCGCCGAGGTGCGGCAGAAGGACGGGCGCGACGGCGGCGTAATATTCGGCGATGTCCTGCTTCGTGATGCCGTCCGCGGGGAAGAGGACCTTGTCGGGGTTGGCGACGGGGACCCGGGTCGGTTCATCCGCGGCGCCGCCCGTGTGGGTGGACTCCGCCGCGAGGCGTT
Protein-coding sequences here:
- a CDS encoding SRPBCC family protein — encoded protein: MERERTSLFARRALALLGGAALVGTTLLGPEAAAGGSAPPDIRVVEVKGSDTPKVVAKAVIDQPPEKVWQVVSECASYKKRMPRIEASKLVKQDGNKHTCEVTIAMPFPLSNLTAVTEAVHEVSDKGMSRRWKLLRGDYKFNEGSWEVKPHDGGKKSLLVYTVHAEPNTALPGWIREAAQKKAIPELFERVGDEAAKLK
- a CDS encoding STAS/SEC14 domain-containing protein, translating into MKAELSEDWSSLGAHRYRFEAPDLFIVRVVGDVSLSDTQTMFERIEDLSEKAGRPIFWLSDISGLGQVTPAARKFPLKLDPTRWLRATVVFGGNFHQRLVANLVMKAIPLLRPSRQMRPLSFFTTEAEARAYVEEERRSGGQNVVRGNEP
- a CDS encoding type 1 glutamine amidotransferase domain-containing protein, translating into MSNPETDRPVAGRTRPVWLLAAALLAACGGPATSSATAKDVVPDKPAPKEAPVTKPVLLAMTSHDKKGDTGESTGAFLPEIAHPYAVFARAGIVVEFASVRGGRVPLDGVDRDDAVNAAFLDDPEVTRRLHESLPSSAVDPSRYAAIFFAGGHGAMWDLPDDPSFVKATARIYEAGGVVGAVCHGPAALVNVRLSDGAYLVAGKQVNGFTNEEERAVKLENVVPFLLEDRLVARGGRFVGAPKWQKQVVVDGRLVTGQNPASAAGVAEAMVALLREKKTP
- a CDS encoding LysR family transcriptional regulator, with the protein product MTAPSLAGTLPNLEAFCRTYETGSFTKAARVLSVTPQATSRSVARLERALGVTLFRRTTRSLAPTDAARRYYDLCVQALSLLSTGERELASGKKAVEGRVRISVPTTYGHHRLLPSLGTFRERYPGIGVEVNVSNQNVDFVRDGYDLAIRMGAIDDKTLVARKLGDFALGVYASPSYLARHGAPRTPDELDEHTCVAFVMPRSGRVLPWTFMPAPERFEPEAPYRCSDDVLGIVTLARAGVGLVQVYDFLVEDEVARGTLVEVLGSFRGKSRPFSLLYPKSVEPSRPVRALIDYIVATAREGRVSPGALVPTEAPARKRP